The Deinococcus aquaedulcis genome window below encodes:
- a CDS encoding thiamine pyrophosphate-dependent dehydrogenase E1 component subunit alpha, whose product MIQPFTPEPIRYVAEDGTPVQPLPARFTPELLRELHGLMLQAREFDRKLITLLRQGRTTFYAQSSGMEATQVGLARSIRVGHDWVWPYYRDHTLGLAMGVPMFELISQCLGTNSDTCRGRQMPHHFAAQAQNFVSISSSIASQVPPAAGNAMAQKYLGVDEITVCTFGDGATSEGDWHAGLNMAGAAQAPALFVCENNQWAISTSIREQTASETIHIKAKAYGMPGYYVDGNDIVAVMEVMTAVAEGVRAGQGPALVECLTYRVGSHSNADADAEKHYRTREEVEEWLGRDPISRVEKLLEKLGHPVSAEERAEIIARTHREVDEQVLRAEATGQPDWRIIFEDVYADVPDHLRQQEAFLRAEQSGGPA is encoded by the coding sequence ATGATTCAACCCTTCACGCCGGAACCCATCCGCTACGTTGCGGAAGACGGGACCCCCGTGCAGCCGCTGCCGGCGCGGTTTACGCCGGAGCTGCTGCGCGAACTGCATGGCCTGATGCTTCAGGCCCGCGAGTTCGACCGCAAGCTGATTACCCTGCTGCGCCAGGGCCGCACCACCTTTTACGCCCAGTCCAGCGGCATGGAAGCCACCCAGGTGGGGCTGGCACGCTCCATTCGCGTGGGGCACGACTGGGTGTGGCCGTACTACCGCGACCACACGCTGGGACTGGCCATGGGCGTGCCCATGTTTGAGCTGATCAGCCAGTGCCTGGGCACGAATTCCGACACGTGCCGGGGCCGCCAGATGCCGCACCACTTCGCCGCGCAGGCGCAGAACTTCGTGTCCATCTCCAGCTCTATTGCCTCGCAGGTGCCGCCTGCAGCCGGCAACGCGATGGCGCAGAAGTACCTGGGCGTGGACGAGATCACGGTTTGCACGTTTGGCGACGGCGCCACCAGCGAGGGCGACTGGCACGCGGGCCTGAACATGGCGGGCGCTGCGCAGGCCCCAGCCCTATTCGTGTGCGAAAACAACCAGTGGGCCATCAGCACGTCCATCCGCGAGCAGACGGCCAGCGAGACCATTCACATCAAGGCCAAGGCCTACGGCATGCCCGGTTACTACGTGGACGGCAACGACATCGTGGCGGTCATGGAGGTCATGACGGCGGTGGCCGAGGGGGTGCGCGCCGGGCAGGGCCCCGCTCTGGTCGAGTGCCTCACCTACCGCGTGGGCTCGCACTCGAACGCCGACGCGGACGCCGAAAAGCACTACCGCACCCGCGAGGAAGTGGAGGAGTGGCTGGGCCGCGATCCCATCAGCCGCGTGGAAAAACTGCTGGAGAAGTTGGGCCACCCCGTCAGCGCCGAGGAACGCGCCGAGATCATCGCCCGCACCCACCGCGAGGTGGACGAGCAGGTGCTGCGCGCCGAGGCCACCGGGCAACCCGACTGGCGCATCATCTTTGAAGACGTGTACGCCGACGTGCCCGACCACCTGCGCCAGCAGGAGGCCTTCCTGCGCGCCGAGCAGAGCGGGGGGCCGGCATGA
- a CDS encoding aminotransferase class V-fold PLP-dependent enzyme: MDFATLRADLIGGDTVIRTPFGTRRVTYADYVASGRALRSVEDWVATLALPLYANTHTEDSATGAHCTHLTHQATEYIRAQLGGDASCKVVFCGSGSTAAVRRMQDILGIAVGAHHRQTLLAALPERDRPVVFVGPYEHHSNEISWRETLAEVVELPLCERGNLDLDALVRALKDPRYAGRPKIGSFSAASNVTGLLTDTRTVARILHAHGAYAFFDFAASAPYVTIDMKPGQPDGYDAVFLSPHKFVGGPGTPGLLCFRQELYRLTVPSTAGGGTVSFVNRTRQVYIDDIEAREDAGTPAILGKIRTALAFQVKAALGPAAMTAREHELFSRALDRLRLNPRLRLLGNLDAPRLAFLSFLTLTSDGRQLHPRLVVRLLNDLFGIQARGGCACAGPYGHALLSVDDQTSERYLQCVLDHVDGVKPGWTRLNLAPWATDEEVDFLLSALEFVAEYGERFVPLYDFDWTTGAWHHPADTAPLDLFGAERPAQGSGPVPYAEYLAQAHALAEGLAPVGEGRPIPPHVPADLVFFVH; encoded by the coding sequence ATGGACTTTGCCACGCTGCGCGCCGACCTGATCGGGGGAGACACCGTGATCCGCACGCCGTTTGGGACGCGGCGCGTGACCTACGCCGACTATGTGGCCTCGGGTCGGGCACTGCGCAGCGTGGAGGACTGGGTGGCGACGCTGGCGCTGCCGCTGTACGCCAACACCCACACCGAAGACAGCGCCACGGGCGCCCACTGCACCCACCTGACCCACCAGGCCACCGAGTACATCCGCGCGCAACTGGGCGGCGATGCCAGCTGCAAGGTGGTGTTCTGCGGCTCTGGCAGCACGGCAGCGGTGCGGCGGATGCAGGACATCCTGGGCATCGCCGTGGGCGCCCACCACCGCCAGACCCTGCTGGCGGCATTGCCAGAGCGCGACCGCCCGGTGGTGTTCGTGGGCCCCTACGAACACCACAGCAACGAGATCAGCTGGCGCGAAACCCTGGCTGAGGTGGTGGAATTGCCGCTGTGCGAACGCGGGAACCTGGACCTGGACGCCCTGGTGCGGGCCCTGAAAGACCCCCGCTACGCCGGGCGCCCCAAGATCGGTTCGTTCAGTGCCGCCAGCAATGTCACGGGTCTGCTCACCGACACCCGCACGGTGGCCCGCATTCTGCACGCGCACGGGGCCTATGCCTTTTTTGACTTTGCCGCCAGCGCGCCCTACGTGACCATCGACATGAAGCCCGGCCAGCCCGACGGCTATGACGCGGTGTTCCTCAGCCCGCACAAGTTCGTGGGCGGCCCCGGCACCCCGGGCCTGCTGTGTTTCCGGCAGGAACTGTACCGCCTGACGGTGCCCAGCACGGCGGGCGGCGGCACGGTCAGCTTCGTGAACCGCACCCGGCAGGTCTACATTGACGATATTGAGGCGCGAGAAGACGCCGGCACCCCGGCCATCCTGGGCAAGATTCGGACTGCGCTGGCTTTTCAGGTGAAAGCGGCCCTGGGCCCTGCGGCGATGACCGCGCGCGAACACGAGCTGTTCAGCCGTGCTCTGGACCGGCTGCGCCTCAATCCGCGCCTGCGACTGCTGGGCAATCTGGACGCCCCCCGCCTGGCCTTCCTGTCCTTCCTCACCCTGACCTCGGACGGGCGGCAGCTGCATCCCCGGCTGGTGGTGCGGCTGCTCAATGACCTTTTTGGCATTCAGGCGCGGGGCGGCTGCGCCTGTGCTGGCCCCTACGGCCACGCCCTGCTGAGCGTGGACGACCAGACCAGCGAACGGTATCTGCAGTGCGTGCTGGACCATGTGGATGGAGTCAAGCCCGGCTGGACCCGCCTGAATCTGGCGCCCTGGGCCACCGATGAAGAGGTGGACTTTCTGCTTTCGGCCCTGGAATTCGTGGCCGAATACGGCGAACGCTTCGTGCCGCTCTACGATTTTGACTGGACCACAGGCGCGTGGCACCACCCGGCCGACACGGCGCCACTGGACCTGTTTGGGGCAGAGCGCCCGGCACAGGGCAGTGGGCCGGTGCCGTATGCCGAGTATCTGGCGCAGGCCCACGCCCTGGCCGAAGGGTTGGCGCCGGTAGGGGAGGGGAGACCCATCCCGCCCCATGTCCCCGCTGATCTGGTCTTTTTCGTGCATTGA